AAGCCGCAGATGCAGCTGATCATTCAGGACACTGGTATTGGCATGACACGCGAGGAGCTGGTCAGCAATCTGGGCACCATTGCGCGCAGTGGCTCCAAGCAGTTTCTGGAGCAGCTGAAGAATGATCCAAGTAAGGCAAAGGACTCGGGATCCAATATTATTGGCCAGTTTGGCGTGGGCTTCTACTCCTCGTTCATAGTGGCCCAACGTGTCGAGGTGTTTACGCGAGCCGCTGATCCCAAGGCGCCCGGTTTGCGCTGGTCCACAGACGGCAGTGGCAGCTATGAGATCGAGGAGGTGGCGGACGTGGAGCATGGCACCAAGATTGTGCTGCATCTGAAGACCGAGTGCCGTGAGTATGCGGATGAGGATCGCATTCGTGCTGTCATCAAGAAGTACAGCAACTTTGTGGGCTCTCCCATTCTGCTGAACGGCAAGCAGGCGAATGAGATTAAGCCGTTGTGGCTGATGGATCCACAGAGCACCACCAAGGAGCAGCACCAGGACTTCTACCGCTtcatcagcaacagcttcGACACGCCTCGCTTCACGCTTCACTACAACGCTGACGTTCCGCTGAGCATCCATGCGCTGCTCTACTTCCCCGAGGGCAAACCGGGACTCTTTGAAATGTCGCGTGACGGCAGCACTGGCGTCGCTTTGTACACGCGTAAGGTGCTCATTCAGTCGAAGACTGAGCATCTGTTGCCCAAGTGGCTGCGCTTTGTCAAGGGCGTCGTAGACTCTGAGGATATACCCTTGAATTTAAGCCGAGAGCTGCTGCAGAACAACAATCTCATTCGCAAGCTGTCCAGCGTGATCTCGAGTCGTGTCATTCGCTTTCTGCAGGAACGAGCCAAGAAGCAGCCAGAGGAATATGAGGCATTTTATCGCGACTACGGTCTTTTCCTTAAGGAAGGTATTGTCACCTCCAACGATCCGGCCGAGAAGGAGGAGATTGCCAAGCTGTTGCGTTTCGAGTCCTCCAAGTCGGAGACAGGTCGCATTTCACTCGAGGAGTACTACAAAGAGGTGGGCGACGACCACAAGGACATCTACTACCTGGCTGCACCGAATCGAGTGCTAGCTGAGGCATCGCCATACTACGAGAACCTTAAGAAGCGCAACGAGCTGGTTCTCTTCTGCTACGAACCCTACGATGAACTGGTCCTCATGCAGTTGGGTCAGTTCAAGAGCAAGAAGCTCGTGTCAGTTGAGAAAGAGATGCGCAACGAGTCCAAGGATCCAGCTGCACTCGAAGACTTTGGCCAGGGCAGCTTGCTGCGTTCCGAGTTGGATAGCCTAATACCCTGGCTGCAGGATCAGCTTAAGGGTCAGGTGGCGAAGGTAAAGGCCACCACACGTCTGGATACACATCCGTGTGTCATCACCGTCGAGGAGATGGCTGCAGCTCGGCATTTCATACGCACTCAGAGTCATCAAGTGCCCGAAGAGAATCGTTTTGCTCTGTTGCAACCCGAGCTAGAAATCAATCCCAAGTGAGACGGTGTTTTTATATCTCCCCCACCTCAGATTATAATAGATTTATTCCCTTTGCAGGCATCCCATTATCAAGAAACTGAACGCCTTGCGCGAGAGCGAACCCGAATTGGCACTATTAATCACCAAGCAGCTGTTCGCCAATGCCATGGTGGGCGCAGGACTTGCGGAAGATCCTCGTATGCTGCTGACCAACATGAACAGCTTATTGACAAAAGCTTTAGAGAAATATTAAGCACAGAGTGTgttatttccaaatttataGAGAtccatatatatgtaataatattaatagttaAAATGTAACAATTACCAAATACACGATAATATATGTTAATGTTCAGTAAGttgaaaaatcaacaatattaaatttttaaatttccaaataaCAGTCCGACTCAACTCCTACAAACtgcaaaaattaaatcgaTATTTTCGgatttaaaaatatcgatGTGGTTCCGCAATGTGACCGCTTGTCATATTttcacaaattcaaatttgtagcGTATTCGtaagcaaaaacaactatTACGTCCAACAACGTTCGCGCaacaaatcgaaaatataatatcataaacacttgtgatttttcaatatttgttttggtatAAATTGCATCATTGATggtatgtatttgtatcttgCATTTTTGTATTCCTGGAAAATACCAATACCATTTTAAGTGTAACCACTCTTTGTGATCGCGacatatttcggtatattttgcctGTAACgaagtatatattaaaattaagcCCGTGGTCACGCTGATTACAACCGCCCCCGTGaccaaaatttataaaagaaaacgCAAACTCGAACTCCCGTTCAGTGCCGTATCCAAAAGCAGAGCGTGCAGTCAGtcgcccagcagcagcagccagcaataAACCCGAAAGGCCAGCCACAGAAGCGAGTTGCTTTAAATTAGATTTCTAATCACGtgagtgaaaaaaaaacaaccagtCATATGAGGCGCAATCAAAATGATAAATCCACAATGTAATCATACTACAATGTTAACAATAATGCTGCTACGatataaaaacgaaaagcaaacagaaaatgaaaaagccACGAGCAAAAAAAGTCATACCAAAATTTGGTACAATATTTTCTGCCacgacatacacacacacacagagacacacacatacgcacaatACAGGCCGATGGCAATGAGCGAACCATGTTTGCGTATGTGTGAGCGAACGGTGAGCGTAAAAGTTGCTGCAAAATTAACTCAGTAACtgaacgaaagaaaaaaagaacgaagAAAAACGCGCAAATTCTGTCAATTGTGTTTCAAAAAAAGAAGTTTTAAATAACTCATGTGCGTGTGCATGTGACTCGGTGaatgtatgtgagtgtgcgtgtgtaatTTTCCAGCGCGTTGTCATTGCCAATTGGACTTTTTTATGTGAGCTCATTCCGTCATGCgctcatacacacacttttGCACTCACATGACATgagcactcacacatacacatggaCAAGAGCTCTCAGCGTCGCACTCAAAAAGTCGagataaaattcaataatttgtgaGGCAATCGTCAGCCAAGCGAGTGCTTTTGCTCTCGGTCGGTCTCTCGTATCTCGCGCTCTCACTCACAAATCGTACGTCGTCGTAGCAGCATTGTGGTTCGAAAAGCAGCGCAAGATTtttt
This is a stretch of genomic DNA from Drosophila albomicans strain 15112-1751.03 chromosome 3, ASM965048v2, whole genome shotgun sequence. It encodes these proteins:
- the LOC117572766 gene encoding heat shock protein 75 kDa, mitochondrial — encoded protein: MSVRAFGGLLKSRQVIRLASVCRQTNRTLSWTRAAPLLVQQKTALPKRHLATAAESSKTVDKHEFQAETRQLLDIVARSLYSDHEVFVRELISNASDALEKFRYTSLSTTAESELAAKDRPLEIRITTDKPQMQLIIQDTGIGMTREELVSNLGTIARSGSKQFLEQLKNDPSKAKDSGSNIIGQFGVGFYSSFIVAQRVEVFTRAADPKAPGLRWSTDGSGSYEIEEVADVEHGTKIVLHLKTECREYADEDRIRAVIKKYSNFVGSPILLNGKQANEIKPLWLMDPQSTTKEQHQDFYRFISNSFDTPRFTLHYNADVPLSIHALLYFPEGKPGLFEMSRDGSTGVALYTRKVLIQSKTEHLLPKWLRFVKGVVDSEDIPLNLSRELLQNNNLIRKLSSVISSRVIRFLQERAKKQPEEYEAFYRDYGLFLKEGIVTSNDPAEKEEIAKLLRFESSKSETGRISLEEYYKEVGDDHKDIYYLAAPNRVLAEASPYYENLKKRNELVLFCYEPYDELVLMQLGQFKSKKLVSVEKEMRNESKDPAALEDFGQGSLLRSELDSLIPWLQDQLKGQVAKVKATTRLDTHPCVITVEEMAAARHFIRTQSHQVPEENRFALLQPELEINPKHPIIKKLNALRESEPELALLITKQLFANAMVGAGLAEDPRMLLTNMNSLLTKALEKY